A single genomic interval of Monodelphis domestica isolate mMonDom1 chromosome X, mMonDom1.pri, whole genome shotgun sequence harbors:
- the LOC100023430 gene encoding phosphate carrier protein, mitochondrial-like yields MQVLCMLGLYEAFKGRYSVLMGEEAAYLWRTSLYMMASTSAQFFADALSLPLEAVKIRLKKDPGYAGSLREAIPRMFAEEGLGAFYKGVLPLWAHQMPYTMMKFVAFERAIEALYLRAMPKPQNRCSSAEQLTVTFSAGYVAGVFCAIVYQPADKILTALNEEKGTRTLAVLQRLGFWGLWRGSASRILMVGAVTALQWFTYDAVKMYFRIPPSPVPSMPESLRIKLNQ; encoded by the coding sequence ATGCAGGTCCTCTGCATGTTAGGCCTTTACGAGGCCTTCAAGGGGCGATACTCGGTTTTGATGGGGGAAGAGGCAGCGTACTTGTGGAGAACCAGCCTTTATATGATGGCTTCCACCAGCGCCCAGTTCTTCGCCGACGCCCTGTCGTTACCCCTGGAGGCGGTGAAGATCCGTCTGAAGAAGGACCCCGGCTACGCCGGCTCCCTGAGAGAAGCTATTCCGCGCATGTTCGCAGAAGAAGGCCTCGGGGCCTTCTACAAAGGCGTGCTGCCGCTGTGGGCCCACCAGATGCCGTACACCATGATGAAGTTCGTGGCCTTCGAGAGGGCGATCGAGGCATTATACCTCCGCGCCATGCCGAAGCCGCAGAACCGATGCAGCAGCGCCGAGCAATTAACCGTTACCTTTTCGGCGGGCTATGTGGCAGGCGTCTTCTGCGCAATCGTTTACCAGCCAGCCGACAAAATCCTGACCGCGCTGAATGAGGAGAAGGGGACCAGGACCCTGGCAGTGTTGCAGCGCTTGGGCTTCTGGGGCCTCTGGAGGGGCTCAGCCTCCCGCATCCTCATGGTTGGCGCCGTCACAGCACTCCAGTGGTTCACCTACGATGCAGTTAAGATGTACTTCAGGATTCCGCCTTCGCCAGTACCCAGCATGCCAGAGTCCCTGCGGATCAAGTTGAACCAGTGA